In Dermacentor silvarum isolate Dsil-2018 chromosome 10, BIME_Dsil_1.4, whole genome shotgun sequence, the genomic stretch TGTCTTGTCGTTGATGCGCGCCGTTATGGTGCCGTGCTTTTCTCCTCGACTGTTTATCATGCGCACGCCTTCGTTGTCGAACATCTCTTTCATCTCGGTCGGCGTCGCGGTAGTGGCGAAGTCCAGGTCGTGCGGCTGTTTGTGCATGAGCAGGTCTCGGACGGCGCCGCCGGCGATGCGTAGCTCGTGGCCATGCCGCTTGAAGATGTCCACAAGCTCCTTCACTTCGGGCGTGAATAGCGCGCGGAACTGTGGGCTATCGAGCTTCATGGTTCGCGGCGACACGCGATCGCCGCCCGTGCACGATGCTGTTGTCGCGAGGCCGCGAAAGTCCACGCGgcggtagtagtagcagtagccgCACCGTCGCAAAACAGCGCCGACGATCTTGTGGCGCCAGGCCTGTAACATGGGACGGGGATACTGGTAAGCTTTTCCTACGTCTCTTGTCGTCAGGAACTTTTAGAACGCATGTTTCTTCAGGCACGGTACTGGTTAACCGCTATGTAATGCACCAAACAAAACAGGGTTACAACAGACTGAAATCACGCGGCAGCTGCTCCTCTGTGCAGCGGTGGCTTTGACTTCGGATTCGCTTGCCTTCGTATGTTTGAAATAAAGTTCagactatctttttttttttaacaacgtAGGCTGTTATTTAACAAAGGTTGTTAAAATTGCTCACAAAGTGGCAGTTACATCTTAGAAATAAAAGCAAATCTTGAAAGCCATGCACCCATGCATGCATGCACCAAAACGTCATGGGCACCATGTTCGATTGTCGGTCAGTTTCGCTTTCTTCCGTAGCGTTGGTAGCGTTTAAAAAATGGCGGCGACAACTGGCGCGGAAGCGACGCTCGCTACGAAGCGAGTTGCCGGCGATCGAGAAAACGGCGACGATGCGAAAAAGGCGAAGCTCGACAACGCAGCAGCTGCGTTCCAGCACATTTCGTCTTTCAGTGATTTCAAACCGCGCCGCGTATTGAGCGAAGACGCACGGACGAAGTTCATGGCCGTTGAAGGCACGTTCGGTGACTTGTCCGATAccgctgccgtcgtcgtcgtcgaaaagACTCCTTTCAGCCGAGAAAATTACGAACTCGTCTTCACCGCCGACACGAAGCTGGAAGAGACCTTTCACAACGACATCTACTCATCGTACGGAGGCAAAGTGACCGCAGCATTGAACGGTGAGTTTACCCCATCGGGCGCCTTGTCGAGGCGCCTTTTCAATGTTGTCTTCCATTCCTCGTAGGACTCACAGCCACTGTCATATTTCCGGCGTCTCAGAAGCACGTGGACAAGTACCTCTTCAAGCCGCAGCACATGATCACCGAGACTCCTAAACTGTACAAAGAAGTGACAGAACCGTACATAGCTTCGCAACAGCTGTCTTTGCAGGTGGGATTGCGTTCTTGTGAATAAGCGACTAGCAGATATTTGTCCTCTCTGGGTGGTTGTATTTCAAAAGTGTTGGGCAAACTGTTGTCGTCCAATGGTTTCGTCATTTGTAGACGAGGGTTTGATGCGCGGTTACGGCGTTGCATGTAAACTTCGCGGAGCCGCTACATTTAGCTGGAGTTAGATCTTCAGCGTGTTACATGTAGGGGCGATCCTCCGAGTAAAGACTGACATGATGGTGATGAGCATACGCACACACGTAAACACAAGCACTCGGATACGCGCATATACtttctccgaaaaaagaaaagctatCGGAAAATAACGACGTAGGCCGTACGTATGCGTCAACAAAGTAAGTTAGAATATATATAACAGTGTGATGGCTGCAGCAGGTAGAGATGCGAGCACTTAGAAAAAAGAAACGTACAGGACGACGCCCATTATGCACCAACTGGCAAAGAAAAACCACCCTACTCAACTAGAATATATAAGCTGGCATGATAGAGTTAAATGCCGTTTATCCTGCGGTGTACTTTCAACGGGGTGTCACGAATCAGTGGCATCATCATGTGCTAGCACCAAGTGCTTGAACGCATTGCCAGTAATACATACAGATGCTAAGCCGAGTACGATTCGCGACTTCCATGGCATCCTGCTGGACAAGATAATTAACCATCTCTGATCTGCTTTTGGTGTCATAAATGCACATTTTGGGCATCTGAATGATAAAATAAGCAAGCACAAGCTCTGCGCTAAATGTCACATTAGTTGACAGCTTGCTACATTTCAAATTGCGTGCGTCAACTGTGTCGCAAAGTGTGTCAGTTGCGAAGTCTGTGTCCTACGTGTGTGCACTGTGGTCACAAAGCATATAACTAAATGCTATTTTCATTCCCCATACCTTCTGTAGCCTACCTTGAACTTGGAGCTGCGGCACATTCTAGACCACGAAAACGCTGCTGCACTGTTATCCAATATTGCCAATCCTTGTAGGTACAATTGGGAACACTCAACTATAATATGGCAAAGAGTCAACTTTCCTATACATAGTGCACATGTGTATGCTTCTCTACAGTTCATAAGCTATGCGTCAGCAGTGTAATGATGTAATTATGGGTGTCTGTGACTGTATCAACgagaaagggaactgaggggcctGATTTTCGTTAGGCACAACGATATGAAGCTGACAGCTaatgaagtcaaggaaagcattggggaaattacttgtaggTTTTTATTTAAGTGTAGAAATGACATGCTAGAGGaagatgaaagtggacgaaaaaataaCTGCCACTGCTGTGAGCCAAACCCTACAACTTCCGCATTAGTGTGTGTTGCACTAGCAACTGTGCTACGGTGACGGCCGTCTCCACCTCACATTCTTGgatatttgtgtgtgtgtaaagGATATAATCCTGGCAGTGATAGCCAGCACCATTCAAGGCCAAAACTCTCCGCCTCGGCTGCTGGAGGTCGTGGGTTAAAAACTATGCAGCAGCCGGTTACCAACCGGTTATCCAAATGGGGACAGGCATCCACCTAACTGACAATTGGCTTTCTTTAATGGTGAATTGTCCTGGGAAGGAGCCCGCGCTATGCAAATCCCATTCAACCCTGTGGGCACAACAAAACCCTGAAAAGGGaggtctgggccgctcccatggctgCAATTTCTCATTTGGCATCCTGACGCACCTATTAGGTGGGTACGCCCTCGGAGTGGAGAGAAACTCCTCTTTCCAAGTGATGTCCCATAATGGCCGACCCCCTGGTCGGGAGCACGTTGTACCTAATTTACCGCTCGTTACACAGCGGCAGCTCTAGTCTGCCTCCCACAGCTGTGGCGGATACTCTGCAACTAGGCCGGCTGTGGTTGGAGAAGGGGCGTGCAGAGACTGTGCCTTGGAATCTCTACAGGGCCGCTTTCATGATGCGAACTCCCACAAgtagccgagcaccaggccgagGGCCATTTTCCATTTTTCCACACTTTTGACATTATAGCTTtcacttcggattttttttttctctcttttgccAGATGTACTATAGCAGAACAAATTCAAACGCTAACAATTCTGAAACTACTCTGGTGCAATCTGCGTTTTAAGGTTAGCCTTCATTTGTAACAGTGGCTTAATTCTGATTGTAATGCATTTGCTTGTTGCTACTTCATACTTAGAAAGCGGCTACAGAGCGATTACACGTGAAACTTTCATGTAATCACGCGTAACAGGTGTTCTGGTCTATAGGTGGTGCCCAAATCGACGCCCAAGCGACAGCTCTGGTTAATAGAaaccgatctcgaaggctatgatGTTGCTGGCTGCATGTGCCAGAAGCAATTTGAGAGCCGGAAACACGGCTTAGACACGATGTTGTGGACACCATCTATTGTTTCCTGTTCACGTTTCAATTTATGCTGGTGGTAACATTGCGAGGCCAGTGTGGTGCACGGCCCGATGTCGGAGGCCGTGGTTACGCCAGACAACACTTTAAAACTATTCCCCTTCGGCCAGTGGGTCTACAACATCCTCGAGCACAAGAAGGAGTCCGAGCGGATTCTGTTCGAGGACCCGAACCCGGAAACTGGTTTCATCTTACTTCCGGACATGAAGTGGGACACCAAGCAGCCAGAGAACCTCTACGTGCtcgcgatctgccacaagcacgGCATCAGGTCGCTCAGGGACCTGTCACCCGACCACTTGCCACTGCTGCGCAACATTAACGAGAAAGTCAGCGTAAGCCTGTCAtatttcttgatttctttttcttcttttttgcaagTCGTAGCCTATCTCagcttaaaggccaactgcagtgAAAGTTTGGACAGTGTAAAAAGAGTATAGTTCCCAGGTATAGTACATCCACCAAcacgcacctccaccaaaatgttccGAAAAAAAATGTGACTATTTAGAtgacaaacttttttttaatcGAGAGGATTTGTCATAAGGCATTTAGCATTTTGGGTATACACATGGAGACGAGGCTCTGAACTTGTTGGCACAAACCGACGAAAGGTGATTGGCTAATGTTCCCAATGGAAGCACGAAGGAATGCTTTCCTTCGACGTAGTTGCAGTCGCACCATGGCTTTGTACAAACGGAAGCATCGTGGCTTAAGCCGGCCTGCAGCAACATAGAGCAACCTCCGTACAAAATCTTACTTTTCAAGTGCGCACGGAAGCGTCACGAAAAATTTGCAAGAATGGACGTGTTTGATatcgaaacaaaacaaaaacaaaacaaatggcTTCCGAGATATGACAGTGCACatggttggaatcagctagcacaaaacaggtttaattggagatcacagggagaggccttcgtcctgcagtggctgatgatgatggttgtgGTAAGAATATCGGAGGCCACACCAGTATGTAACGCATACCTATTTTCTCACTCACCCAGGCGGCGTTGGCGCTGCAGTTTGGCGTGCCTTCGCACCGGTTGCGTGGCTACCTACACTACCAGCCCTCGTACTACCACCTGCATGTGCACTTCTCGGTGCTGGGCTTCGATGCACCGGGCACGCAGGTCGAGAGGGCGCACTTGCTCGCCACGGTCATTGCGAACCTAGAGACGTGCCCGGACTACTACCAGCATGCCACGCTGGGCTTCACTGTCAAGGAGGGCGACGGGCTGCACGCCAAGTACAAGGAGGCTGGCTACTTCGATTAGGCGACTCCCAGACAGAGATGCCTTTATATTTCCTTCTTTGAACAGAACACGATGGTTCACAACAACGCCTCTCGTGCATCTTTATTCGAGGATGATATCACTGGCACAAGCACTTTGGACTTACCTCCCATGAGCCTTCTGTCCATCGAAAGACTAAAGACTGTTGTGGAGCATAGGTGCGTTCTCCGTTGCAGTTGTCACCGTGGCAGTCGCGCCAAGTGCTGTAGATGCTGTGCTCAGCGGATGGGTGGCGTTGAGATAGGATATTGTGTGCTCTTGATAGTACGTTGGGAAAATATTCTTGGGGAGCTGTGTCGTGTTCGGCTCAGCATTTATATTTGCATTGATTGTTCCAGTCAGATGTAATGAGGGGGATGGAATATGGAAGTAAAACCGCCGCAGGTGTAATCTTTAATTGGTCTTCATGTTTCTAAGAAGCATATAACATGAAATTTGTTGTGTGCATGGCGTCCTGTTGCTTCAGGCAGGTGAATGTGTTGGTAAGCTGCCTTGAAGCACATCTGAGTTATTTCGAAGCTATCTTCCTCTGGGTTTATTCAAGTGACAGCTATATATTTTGACAATAAACTTTCCCTTTCGTTCGGTGAGATGTGCCACTGTATGCTGCTCTTTCTCACATTGCTGTGCTCATCTGTGGGTTGGTGCGTAGAACTTAAGACAAATGCATTTTTAAGCAAAACATTTAGGCATTATACTTATACGGGCAGGAGATATACTATACCACAGGCAGGAAATATTCACAAACCAGACGCATGGACTTCTACTTTAGGCTAGATGTCTGTACATTTATCATTATGTACATTTATCATGTGTGTTCATTTATCAAAATTTAAAGATCGTACGACTGAGATCACGTGCCTTGCTTGTGCTTTTTACTTAGAAAAATAATAAATCCTGTGGTGCTACGTGCCCAATTATCACAATGTTATTATTGAGCGCAGTGGGGAATTCAAAATAATTTCAAtaagctggggttctttaacgtgcacctaaacctacgtacacgagcatttttgcagtTTGCAATCATTAAATTCCGGCAGCCGCGGCCATGATCGAAACCacgaccagctcatgaactagaattgtgctatctgccttagtaaacctttaaaacttttttgaaagtgttagctgaaacaccccgtatttatggcctctgcatgcaagaggtgATGTTTCAATCCCTGTTGCGTAAATGTTggaaataattagaagagctttttttttgttgttgccagTCGTAAGCATTGCCTACTAGAAAGAATCattattgagacacatatcactcacgtgcttttcacacgccgttgatagaagactctgccgaaagggtcactgaagtctgcaagtTCTTTTCAGGGTCacaaaagcacgcaaagtaatttgaagtgaggtgaacatacatcaacatattcattctctaggtataggctatccaattggttggctacctccttctctttaaaaaatacaATAAACTTTGTTCTGTGTATATATTAAAATATAtggtctgtgcatggtgttctcagcggggGGGGGAACacatgttgaagtgaggaaacacggatgaggtagccaccgctggtgcttctaatgagCTTGtgctcctattgtcaggatttgccgaaataaagcgaaagtataaattaaaagccgtgcacgtccgcgccaacaatggtgctgTAAGCTTTttgccacaacaaaagtgaaaaatgtagaggcaacgcaagagaatcctcaaattatgtgggtaacagaactccggtaatgataCTTTGAGGCTACGGATTGCCGGGGTGGTGCTGTATTCAAGGGcttcaagggacactaaagagaaacaggaagttcagctggaataaaagagggaccttcaggaatgcatgcagtctttgttgggtgcaaaaatatgagttattagcggagaaattcgtaagcaaagaccaaatatctcttcctcaatttctctcaccccagatttggcgctgaagcagtgtcgtcccagatttcattgctctcagcgaatcggAATGCGTCATGATACGTAACCGCTTGCATAAACGGCTAAGGCGCTGGCTGCCagtgcatcatggctgcatggccgctgcgtttgcgttcgccgcgatggataccggttgttgccgctgaaccttgcaacgaagagctcgccagggaagtaggactgcatttcagcgatattcagtgaaatggagcgcgaaatgatcctccgcgctcgagcggtaggtgtttccgcgtgcaaTGGcagtgagccgccggccgcgccggtggaaagcagagcttcgttttcgtcgacggaaggcgaggcgtcccgtccgccaggcgacgatgttaccgacagaacaaaagtagaaagttacgcacgtactcggtatagttatttcgtggctttatttaatgtcATTCAGCACTCgtcgagccgccagtttgctgctgcaggggagTGCACcggtaggggatttgatgaaggccgcattgagggaacagctgctcgagaaaggactagCCTCTGGGGcccgccaagatactttccgagggcagaattatatacataatccgagggcgagaaatgcagagagcacaccatcggtttctctggctcttttgccgttttatcatcggcagagcactgagccattgcgaacgccggggagccggggttcgtcgcgcggcaccacatgaaaggacacaatcgggtcaacactgccgctgcccctgagcaagcgccttggaccatttatacagccctcaacactacacacacgaggcattttctggctgtgtcccgcgaagtcaacgtttttcgagccacgcaacacgcaaccaaacgagcggaacaggcgcgcgcgatcatgcatggagcaaaaacgaaactacgaaactatcacgaccggatgtagcgccatgccattttttcttatttatctaattttgcgctaaacttctacttcctcgcttgaaacggtttaaaaagttggcaaatgctgtttatgtacgtttaaggtgtatttcattttgcgttttattaacagcgataaatcgctctcgaccaatcgcgaccggcctgcgtttgttatctccgacgtcacgaacatgtagtgcgggaaattcgaaggggcgtcagcacctatccttcagtttttcgctattttcttgcttattaaacatctgttcgccgtaagaatggtacgactgtgattgtgataggataatctaccattaaagctcaacttccggtttctctttagtgcccctttcaAGGAGATcagaggagcctaaaccgacagctgggtagatatcttcgcattctaataaaacatgttccatcgtttccctagctttagcgcagcaagcacatgcttcttcttcataggtgtacttcgctttataactacaCATTCTAAGAGGGTATTGAGAGTGCCGGTATTCGCCGAGCACCACCACGTGGTCAAAACGGGCCCCACTGCGTTGCGGAGAAGCCAAAACTTCGCAGGCGATCGCAGGTGGCTTGACCAGCAAAACGGTTTGGTGACAGGCAGGCCGTGAGACGTGGTCCTATCCGTTTAGTAGCGTATTCGCGTCAGCATCTTCGCCAGGTCTATCGTTGCCGGAGTTTCTTATATATGCGTAATCACTATTTCTCCCTTCCGCAATCACTTACTGGCACCGTACCACTCGGTTATCAGTAAGATGAATCTGCAACTAAAAGAGGCCAGTGAATGGTTATCCAGCAGCACAAGACCAGTGAACAACAGAATTAACAACAGGATGAATCGTTAATGTCACAGAACACCATAAAGGACTTAGGTTGTCCGCATAAAGTCACTGTCAGGCTCGATCCGATTCTACGAGTGGCACCTTCTCGTCAGCGTCCTTGCCGTCATCGGGCTCATCGCCTGTAACCGACACTGTCGTCAGGCCGAGACGCTGGAAGCTGTCATGATGGCAGCGGTCCAAGCAGTCGGGCAGCGTGAAGCTCTTCTTCTCGTAAAGGTAGATGGCCAGCATCAGCACGCCGAACGAGACGAGGTAAACCGGCGTGACGCGGAACTGGTCCGGGAACAGGGCGGCCGAGGCGATCGCGTTGA encodes the following:
- the LOC119431036 gene encoding m7GpppX diphosphatase, whose translation is MAATTGAEATLATKRVAGDRENGDDAKKAKLDNAAAAFQHISSFSDFKPRRVLSEDARTKFMAVEGTFGDLSDTAAVVVVEKTPFSRENYELVFTADTKLEETFHNDIYSSYGGKVTAALNGLTATVIFPASQKHVDKYLFKPQHMITETPKLYKEVTEPYIASQQLSLQWVYNILEHKKESERILFEDPNPETGFILLPDMKWDTKQPENLYVLAICHKHGIRSLRDLSPDHLPLLRNINEKVSAALALQFGVPSHRLRGYLHYQPSYYHLHVHFSVLGFDAPGTQVERAHLLATVIANLETCPDYYQHATLGFTVKEGDGLHAKYKEAGYFD